Proteins from a single region of Gossypium arboreum isolate Shixiya-1 chromosome 1, ASM2569848v2, whole genome shotgun sequence:
- the LOC108483712 gene encoding E3 ubiquitin-protein ligase At4g11680-like: MTSTTPTNRSSADDITNTTPFLSSTTTTVSRPDSATRPSVRRQSLREAARFMRRATSRRSMREPSMLVRETAAEQLEERQSDWAYSKPVVILDVIWNFAFVAVAAGVLFLSRDENPEMPLRLWIIGYAFQCLLHMVCVCVEYKRRRRRQSMEYSRFNAGEDGVLSSGSGVESEQYVTFAQLEEDNGSNVAKHLESANTMFSFVWWITGFYWVSLGGQALAHGSPQLYWLCIIFLAFDVFFVVFCVALACIIGIAVCCCLPCIIAILYAVADQEGASKEEIDQLSKFKFQKIGDNEKPAGDVQGPVGGIMIECGTDSPMEQVLSQDDAECCICLSAYEDGVELRELPCRHHFHCACVDKWLYINATCPLCKYNILKSSSQEEV, from the exons ATGACTTCGACGACTCCAACGAACAGATCCTCTGCCGATGACATCACCAACACCACTCCCTTCCTCTCATCAACAACAACCACCGTGTCACGTCCCGACTCCGCCACGCGTCCATCAGTGCGTCGTCAGAGCCTTCGTGAAGCGGCTCGGTTCATGCGCCGAGCCACAAGCCGAAGATCGATGCGCGAGCCATCTATGCTTGTTCGAGAGACCGCCGCCGAGCAGCTGGAGGAACGCCAGAGCGATTGGGCTTATTCGAAACCCGTGGTGATTCTCGATGTCATCTGGAATTTTGCTTTCGTTGCGGTGGCAGCTGGGGTCTTGTTCTTGAGCCGTGATGAAAACCCCGAGATGCCGTTGAGGCTTTGGATAATTGGGTATGCTTTTCAGTGTTTGTTGCATATGGTTTGTGTTTGTGTGGAGTACAAGCGGCGTAGGAGGCGGCAGAGCATGGAGTATAGTCGATTTAATGCAGGGGAGGATGGTGTTTTGAGCTCGGGATCGGGAGTTGAATCAGAGCAGTACGTAACGTTTGCCCAACTGGAAGAAGATAATGGAAG CAATGTTGCAAAGCATCTTGAATCTGCAAATACTATGTTTTCATTCGTCTGGTGGATCACTGGATTCTATTGGGTATCTTTAGGTGGCCAAGCATTGGCACATGGCTCCCCCCAGCTTTATTG GCTTTGTATAATTTTTCTTGCTTTTGATGTGTTCTTTGTTGTTTTCTGCGTTGCTTTGGCATGCATCATTGGCATTGCTGTTTGCTGCTGTCTTCCATGTATTATTGCCATCCTATATGCTGTGGCAGATCAG GAAGGAGCTTCCAAGGAAGAAATTGATCAGTTGTCGAAATTCAAGTTTCAAAAAATTGGTGATAATGAGAAACCTGCTGGTGATGTCCAAGGACCTGTTGGGGGAATTATGATTGAATGCGGTACTGATTCCCCCATGGAACAAGTGCTTTCCCAGGATGATGCA GAATGTTGCATCTGCCTTTCTGCTTACGAGGATGGAGTTGAGCTAAGGGAACTTCCTTGTCGCCACCATTTCCACTGTGCCTGTGTAGATAAGTGGCTATACATAAATGCTACCTGTCCTCTCTGCAAGTACAACATTTTAAAGAGTAGTTCCCAAGAGGAAGTGTGA
- the LOC108483473 gene encoding protein unc-13 homolog isoform X1, translating to MCITGRRIKMEQDSLLQRYRRDRRKLLEFLLSSGLIEEVRTPSGSTSLSEADFDKLSADYILHCIKSGGIVDVSEASKKYHAESAHPIMIHSKLGDSYFLTSDPDIAGSPPRRVPPSTSVSSNNHASSSSSKLDSFDMKSVETHGDDYGLKQKAEAAAARASFRDSGIPSLGLPTLKTGLSDDDLRESAYELLLASMYFSGVEMFPVEDRKKEKNSKFLSRLKSKREKPHSRPQLSERHSELVDTIRAQMQISEAMDACIRRNMVQLTARRTCGQIDLPQISLELLIGIFRSDFPNEKSYIQWKSRQVNILEELLYFSAELPETERVIIKSCLAKIRDTKEWDVAMSPAQRVEIISSIRQVASKAFFQQGKFGLQNETYYWQAAYHLNIRLYEKLLNGVFDILDEGQLIEEADAILSLIKLTWSTLGITDKLHDALYGWALVQQFVDTAEGTLLEHAVLQLQRVVSAKEDDCNEGQYMNSITCLKERNGSQKKLNLVQSIFLSIGTWCDSKLQDYHLHFSEKPVHFKKVVALASTIGMLSSADCADKVIVNASREKIKRYVERSVEAAIGRVAITVLESKERTHPLALLANQLRLIADRELKIFFPVLRQWSPESMMISVQKLHQFFGERLIPFLKGVSSLSEDARSVLAAAYALDNELGQLYTSALEEQKVQHSPRPYLDHYQIEKVSGPLIIDWVIGQHTHILEWTRRALELEDWEPLSFHKRQAASIVEVFRILEETVDQLFGMNLPLDITHLQALLSIVFHSLDAYLQRVLNQLVEKNHLYPSAPPLTRYTETAIPLIKKRLNEYKILDDIMIDRLNELTIPKLCIRLNTLQYIQKQVGVLEDDIRNSWAAVRPSLNQTQAEEEPVEILESDSLTHNETVDELFGTTFNIIRDTAKDIGLKTCDLIGTRVVFWDLRDAFLFHLYRGNVESTRLENFLPDFDTVLDNVCGVIDDAVRDVVVLSIYKASLEGFVWVLLDGGPCRAFSDSDIILMEEDLLTLKEFFIADGEGLPESLVEQEAKFAERILHMFSLQTETVIQMLMTASELISMGLDSDKQGHTNLGDAHTLIRVLCHKKDREASKFLKVQYQLPMSSDYDDTPLVDSTSRLPRMSEVLKRSTSIRWNKKRQSSFKSMKKKIQGATNEIRNVGR from the exons atgtgtataaccgGACGACGGATAAAAATGGAGCAGGATTCTCTGCTACAACGTTACCGTCGCGATCGCCGGAAGCTCTTGGAGTTTTTGTTATCTTCCGGTTTGATAGAGGAAGTACGGACGCCGTCCGGCTCCACTTCTCTCTCCGAGGCCGACTTCGACAAACTCAGTGCCGATTACATCCTCCACTGTATTAAATCTG GTGGAATCGTTGATGTTTCTGAAGCTTCTAAGAAGTACCATGCAGAATCTGCTCATCCAATAATG ATTCATTCTAAATTAGGAGATTCGTATTTTCTTACTTCTGATCCAGATATAGCTGGATCTCCTCCTCGGCGGGTGCCTCCTTCAACTAGTGTTAGCAGTAATAACCATGCTTCATCTTCATCCAGTAAGCTGGATTCTTTCGACATGAAGAGTGTTGAAACTCATGGGGATGACTATGGTTTGAAACAGAAAGCAGAAGCAGCTGCAGCTAGGGCTTCTTTCAGGGATTCTGGAATACCTTCTCTTGGGTTACCTACCCTCAAAACAG GATTGTCTGATGATGACTTGCGGGAATCAGCCTACGAGTTATTGCTTGCATCTATGTATTTTTCTGG GGTTGAAATGTTTCCAGTTGAGGataggaagaaagaaaagaattcaAAATTTCTGTCTAGATTAAAGAGTAAAAGGGAAAAACCACATTCACGACCTCAGCTGTCAGAAAGACATTCAGAACTTGTTGATACTATTCGTGCACAAATGCAG ATTTCAGAAGCAATGGATGCATGTATTCGGCGAAATATGGTACAACTTACTGCAAGAAGAACATGTGGGCAAATTGATCTGCCTCAAATCTCATTAGAGCTCCTCATTGGCATTTTCAGATCTGATTTTCCTAATGAAAAATCTTATATACAATGGAAGAGTAGACAG GTGAATATACTAGAAGAACTTCTATATTTCTCAGCTGAACTTCCGGAAACAGAACGTGTAATCATTAAATCCTGTCTTGCAAAGATTAGAGATACAAAG GAATGGGATGTTGCAATGTCTCCTGCTCAACGAGTTGAGATTATATCATCTATTAGACAGGTGGCATCAAAAGCGTTCTTCCAGCAGGGGAAGTTTGGTCTGCAAAATGAAACCTATTACTGGCAAGCTGCTTATCATTTGAACATTAGACTTTATGAGAAATTATTGAATGGCGTTTTTGACATTCTTGATGAAGGCCAACTCATAGAG GAAGCAGATGCAATACTGTCACTTATAAAACTGACTTGGTCCACCTTAGGCATCACTGATAAATTGCATGATGCTCTATATGGGTGGGCTCTTGTTCAACAG TTTGTTGACACTGCTGAAGGCACTCTGTTGGAGCATGCTGTTCTTCAGTTGCAGAGAGTTGTATCTGCTAAAGAAGATGACTGTAATGAAGGGCAATATATGAATAGTATAACATGTTTAAAGGAAAGAAATGGCAGTCAAAAAAAGCTAAATCTGGTGCAGTCCATTTTCCTGTCCATAGGCACTTGGTGTGACAGTAAACTACAAGATTATCATCTACATTTTAGTGAG AAACCTGTTCACTTCAAAAAAGTGGTGGCTTTGGCATCGACTATAGGAATGCTCAGTTCTGCTGATTGTGCTGATAAG GTAATTGTCAATGCTTCTCGTGAGAAAATTAAACGTTATGTAGAGAGGTCTGTTGAAGCTGCGATTGGGAGG GTGGCAATTACTGTTCTTGAATCTAAAGAAAGGACACATCCATTGGCTCTACTTGCAAACCAACTAAGACTAATTGCTGACAGggagttaaaaatatttttcccagtATTGCGTCAGTGGTCTCCTGAATCTATGATGATTTCAGTGCAGAAACTACACCAATTTTTTGGGGAAAGACTG ATTCCATTCCTAAAGGGAGTCTCATCTTTATCTGAAGATGCTAGATCAGTGCTTGCTGCTGCCTATGCCCTGGACAACGAACTTGGCCAACTTTATACTTCTGCTCTTGAGGAACAGAAAGTGCAGCACTCTCCTAGACCATATTTGGACCATTATCAG ATTGAAAAAGTCTCAGGGCCATTAATTATTGATTGGGTGATTGGTCAGCATACTCACATATTGGAATGGACAAGAAGAGCATTGGAACTTGAG GATTGGGAGCCGTTGTCATTTCATAAAAGGCAGGCAGCATCAATAGTTGAAGTTTTTAGGATATTGGAGGAG ACAGTGGATCAACTCTTTGGAATGAATCTCCCTCTGGACATTACTCATCTGCAAGCCCTTCTATCTATAGTTTTCCACAGTTTGGATGCATATCTGCAGAGAGTTCTCAATCAGTTAG TTGAGAAGAATCATCTCTACCCATCGGCCCCTCCTTTGACTCGTTACACTGAGACAGCTATTCCACTAATTAAGAAGAGGTTGAATGAGTACAAAATCTTAGATGACATCATGATTGATAGATTGAATGAATTGACAATACCCAAACTCTGCATCCGGCTGAACACCCTTCAG TATATTCAGAAACAGGTTGGTGTTCTTGAAGATGACATTCGAAACTCTTGGGCAGCTGTAAGGCCATCGCTTAACCAAACACAGG CTGAAGAAGAGCCTGTGGAGATTTTGGAGAGTGACTCACTAACACATAACGAAACAGTAGATGAACTCTTTGGTACGACCTTTAACATCATCAGGGATACTGCTAAAGATATTGGCCTAAAAACTTGTGACCTGATTG GAACAAGAGTTGTGTTTTGGGATCTTAGAGATGCATTCCTGTTTCATTTATATCGCGGCAATGTTGAAAGCACTCGTTTGGAGAATTTTCTTCCCGATTTCGACACG GTTCTGGACAATGTATGTGGCGTGATAGATGATGCTGTTAGAGATGTTGTAGTTTTAAGTATTTATAAGGCTTCACTG GAAGGTTTTGTTTGGGTATTACTTGATGGAGGTCCTTGCCGTGCCTTCTCTGATTCGGATATCATCCTTATGGAAGAAGACCTTTTGACACTAAAG GAATTTTTCATTGCCGATGGAGAAGGCCTTCCAGAGTCTTTAGTTGAGCAGGAAGCAAAATTTGCTGAACGCATTCTTCACATGTTTTCTCTTCAG ACCGAAACTGTTATTCAAATGCTAATGACTGCAAGTGAGCTCATTTCAATGGGATTAGATTCAGACAAACAAGGCCATACAAACTTGGGGGATGCTCACACTTTAATACGAGTATTATGTCACAAGAAAGATAGGGAGGCATCAAAGTTCTTAAAAGTGCAATATCAGCTACCCATGTCTTCAG ATTATGACGATACTCCCTTAGTGGATTCGACCTCGAGATTGCCTCGTATGTCGGAGGTTCTCAAGCGAAGCACCTCAATTCGCTGGAACAAGAAACGACAAAGTAGTTTTAAATCGATGAAGAAGAAAATTCAAGGAGCAACAAACGAAATCAGAAATGTTGGAAGGTAA
- the LOC108483473 gene encoding protein unc-13 homolog isoform X2 codes for MYFSGVEMFPVEDRKKEKNSKFLSRLKSKREKPHSRPQLSERHSELVDTIRAQMQISEAMDACIRRNMVQLTARRTCGQIDLPQISLELLIGIFRSDFPNEKSYIQWKSRQVNILEELLYFSAELPETERVIIKSCLAKIRDTKEWDVAMSPAQRVEIISSIRQVASKAFFQQGKFGLQNETYYWQAAYHLNIRLYEKLLNGVFDILDEGQLIEEADAILSLIKLTWSTLGITDKLHDALYGWALVQQFVDTAEGTLLEHAVLQLQRVVSAKEDDCNEGQYMNSITCLKERNGSQKKLNLVQSIFLSIGTWCDSKLQDYHLHFSEKPVHFKKVVALASTIGMLSSADCADKVIVNASREKIKRYVERSVEAAIGRVAITVLESKERTHPLALLANQLRLIADRELKIFFPVLRQWSPESMMISVQKLHQFFGERLIPFLKGVSSLSEDARSVLAAAYALDNELGQLYTSALEEQKVQHSPRPYLDHYQIEKVSGPLIIDWVIGQHTHILEWTRRALELEDWEPLSFHKRQAASIVEVFRILEETVDQLFGMNLPLDITHLQALLSIVFHSLDAYLQRVLNQLVEKNHLYPSAPPLTRYTETAIPLIKKRLNEYKILDDIMIDRLNELTIPKLCIRLNTLQYIQKQVGVLEDDIRNSWAAVRPSLNQTQAEEEPVEILESDSLTHNETVDELFGTTFNIIRDTAKDIGLKTCDLIGTRVVFWDLRDAFLFHLYRGNVESTRLENFLPDFDTVLDNVCGVIDDAVRDVVVLSIYKASLEGFVWVLLDGGPCRAFSDSDIILMEEDLLTLKEFFIADGEGLPESLVEQEAKFAERILHMFSLQTETVIQMLMTASELISMGLDSDKQGHTNLGDAHTLIRVLCHKKDREASKFLKVQYQLPMSSDYDDTPLVDSTSRLPRMSEVLKRSTSIRWNKKRQSSFKSMKKKIQGATNEIRNVGR; via the exons ATGTATTTTTCTGG GGTTGAAATGTTTCCAGTTGAGGataggaagaaagaaaagaattcaAAATTTCTGTCTAGATTAAAGAGTAAAAGGGAAAAACCACATTCACGACCTCAGCTGTCAGAAAGACATTCAGAACTTGTTGATACTATTCGTGCACAAATGCAG ATTTCAGAAGCAATGGATGCATGTATTCGGCGAAATATGGTACAACTTACTGCAAGAAGAACATGTGGGCAAATTGATCTGCCTCAAATCTCATTAGAGCTCCTCATTGGCATTTTCAGATCTGATTTTCCTAATGAAAAATCTTATATACAATGGAAGAGTAGACAG GTGAATATACTAGAAGAACTTCTATATTTCTCAGCTGAACTTCCGGAAACAGAACGTGTAATCATTAAATCCTGTCTTGCAAAGATTAGAGATACAAAG GAATGGGATGTTGCAATGTCTCCTGCTCAACGAGTTGAGATTATATCATCTATTAGACAGGTGGCATCAAAAGCGTTCTTCCAGCAGGGGAAGTTTGGTCTGCAAAATGAAACCTATTACTGGCAAGCTGCTTATCATTTGAACATTAGACTTTATGAGAAATTATTGAATGGCGTTTTTGACATTCTTGATGAAGGCCAACTCATAGAG GAAGCAGATGCAATACTGTCACTTATAAAACTGACTTGGTCCACCTTAGGCATCACTGATAAATTGCATGATGCTCTATATGGGTGGGCTCTTGTTCAACAG TTTGTTGACACTGCTGAAGGCACTCTGTTGGAGCATGCTGTTCTTCAGTTGCAGAGAGTTGTATCTGCTAAAGAAGATGACTGTAATGAAGGGCAATATATGAATAGTATAACATGTTTAAAGGAAAGAAATGGCAGTCAAAAAAAGCTAAATCTGGTGCAGTCCATTTTCCTGTCCATAGGCACTTGGTGTGACAGTAAACTACAAGATTATCATCTACATTTTAGTGAG AAACCTGTTCACTTCAAAAAAGTGGTGGCTTTGGCATCGACTATAGGAATGCTCAGTTCTGCTGATTGTGCTGATAAG GTAATTGTCAATGCTTCTCGTGAGAAAATTAAACGTTATGTAGAGAGGTCTGTTGAAGCTGCGATTGGGAGG GTGGCAATTACTGTTCTTGAATCTAAAGAAAGGACACATCCATTGGCTCTACTTGCAAACCAACTAAGACTAATTGCTGACAGggagttaaaaatatttttcccagtATTGCGTCAGTGGTCTCCTGAATCTATGATGATTTCAGTGCAGAAACTACACCAATTTTTTGGGGAAAGACTG ATTCCATTCCTAAAGGGAGTCTCATCTTTATCTGAAGATGCTAGATCAGTGCTTGCTGCTGCCTATGCCCTGGACAACGAACTTGGCCAACTTTATACTTCTGCTCTTGAGGAACAGAAAGTGCAGCACTCTCCTAGACCATATTTGGACCATTATCAG ATTGAAAAAGTCTCAGGGCCATTAATTATTGATTGGGTGATTGGTCAGCATACTCACATATTGGAATGGACAAGAAGAGCATTGGAACTTGAG GATTGGGAGCCGTTGTCATTTCATAAAAGGCAGGCAGCATCAATAGTTGAAGTTTTTAGGATATTGGAGGAG ACAGTGGATCAACTCTTTGGAATGAATCTCCCTCTGGACATTACTCATCTGCAAGCCCTTCTATCTATAGTTTTCCACAGTTTGGATGCATATCTGCAGAGAGTTCTCAATCAGTTAG TTGAGAAGAATCATCTCTACCCATCGGCCCCTCCTTTGACTCGTTACACTGAGACAGCTATTCCACTAATTAAGAAGAGGTTGAATGAGTACAAAATCTTAGATGACATCATGATTGATAGATTGAATGAATTGACAATACCCAAACTCTGCATCCGGCTGAACACCCTTCAG TATATTCAGAAACAGGTTGGTGTTCTTGAAGATGACATTCGAAACTCTTGGGCAGCTGTAAGGCCATCGCTTAACCAAACACAGG CTGAAGAAGAGCCTGTGGAGATTTTGGAGAGTGACTCACTAACACATAACGAAACAGTAGATGAACTCTTTGGTACGACCTTTAACATCATCAGGGATACTGCTAAAGATATTGGCCTAAAAACTTGTGACCTGATTG GAACAAGAGTTGTGTTTTGGGATCTTAGAGATGCATTCCTGTTTCATTTATATCGCGGCAATGTTGAAAGCACTCGTTTGGAGAATTTTCTTCCCGATTTCGACACG GTTCTGGACAATGTATGTGGCGTGATAGATGATGCTGTTAGAGATGTTGTAGTTTTAAGTATTTATAAGGCTTCACTG GAAGGTTTTGTTTGGGTATTACTTGATGGAGGTCCTTGCCGTGCCTTCTCTGATTCGGATATCATCCTTATGGAAGAAGACCTTTTGACACTAAAG GAATTTTTCATTGCCGATGGAGAAGGCCTTCCAGAGTCTTTAGTTGAGCAGGAAGCAAAATTTGCTGAACGCATTCTTCACATGTTTTCTCTTCAG ACCGAAACTGTTATTCAAATGCTAATGACTGCAAGTGAGCTCATTTCAATGGGATTAGATTCAGACAAACAAGGCCATACAAACTTGGGGGATGCTCACACTTTAATACGAGTATTATGTCACAAGAAAGATAGGGAGGCATCAAAGTTCTTAAAAGTGCAATATCAGCTACCCATGTCTTCAG ATTATGACGATACTCCCTTAGTGGATTCGACCTCGAGATTGCCTCGTATGTCGGAGGTTCTCAAGCGAAGCACCTCAATTCGCTGGAACAAGAAACGACAAAGTAGTTTTAAATCGATGAAGAAGAAAATTCAAGGAGCAACAAACGAAATCAGAAATGTTGGAAGGTAA